The following coding sequences are from one Candidatus Omnitrophota bacterium window:
- the nusB gene encoding transcription antitermination factor NusB: protein MRKRTKAREYALQILYAVDITKDDPKECIERFWEGSDESSDQVKTFTNELVLGTADKMKEINSLISKHATNWQLERMAVIDRNVLRFAAYELLFMDDIPPKVSINEAIDIAKKFGGNDSGKFVNGVLDKINKTESKKTK, encoded by the coding sequence ATGCGTAAGAGAACTAAGGCAAGGGAGTACGCGCTGCAGATACTGTATGCCGTGGATATTACGAAGGACGATCCGAAAGAGTGCATAGAGCGATTCTGGGAAGGAAGCGATGAGTCTTCAGATCAGGTCAAGACTTTTACCAATGAGCTTGTCCTCGGGACGGCGGACAAGATGAAAGAGATAAACTCTCTTATTTCTAAGCACGCTACAAATTGGCAGCTTGAGCGCATGGCTGTTATCGACAGAAATGTGCTTAGGTTTGCCGCTTACGAACTTCTCTTTATGGATGATATTCCGCCCAAAGTATCTATAAATGAAGCCATAGATATCGCGAAGAAATTCGGCGGCAATGATTCCGGCAAGTTCGTTAACGGTGTGCTCGATAAGATAAATAAGACTGAAAGCAAGAAGACTAAATGA